The Zingiber officinale cultivar Zhangliang chromosome 9A, Zo_v1.1, whole genome shotgun sequence genome window below encodes:
- the LOC122021231 gene encoding superoxide dismutase [Cu-Zn]-like: MVKAVAVLGNSEGVKGTIYFVQEGDGPTTVTGSITGLKPGLHGFHVHALGDTTNGCMSTGPHFNPAGKLHGAPEDEN; this comes from the exons ATGGTGAAGGCTGTTGCTGTCTTGGGTAACAGTGAGGGTGTTAAGGGCACAATTTACTTCGTCCAGGAAGGAGATG GTCCAACCACCGTCACCGGATCCATCACTGGCCTCAAGCCTGGGCTTCATGGCTTCCATGTGCATGCTCTTGGAGACACCACCAATGGATGCATGTCAACTG GGCCTCATTTTAATCCTGCTGGAAAGTTACATGGTGCTCCTGAAGATGAAAACTGA